A genome region from Bacteroidia bacterium includes the following:
- the deoC gene encoding deoxyribose-phosphate aldolase — MAETKTKIKDIKPALIEKEPLVRNAGIPFDSLVFEGLNVNKSAVERRAASLPTRRSIKKEWQAAWLLKAITCIDLTTLAGDDTPGNVSRLCNKARYPVRHDLLKALAMDEENIQVAAVCVYHNLIPYALKTLQGSTIPIAAVSTGFPAGQISLSEKITEIEQSVAAGAREIDIVISRALVLQSDWKKLYEEVAACRKACGDAHLKAILATGEIPTYTKVAKAGLVCMMAGADFIKTSTGKESVNATLPVSLVMIRTIRTYFELTGYKVGFKPAGGIAKAKDALAWLALIKEELGDEWLTPELFRFGASSLLADIERQLEHFVTGRYSAFYRHPMA; from the coding sequence ATGGCTGAAACAAAAACAAAAATAAAAGATATTAAACCGGCTTTAATTGAAAAAGAGCCGTTAGTAAGGAATGCCGGCATCCCCTTTGATTCGTTGGTTTTTGAAGGTCTAAACGTAAATAAGAGTGCCGTAGAACGGCGGGCAGCCAGCTTACCAACGCGCAGATCTATCAAAAAAGAATGGCAGGCAGCTTGGCTGTTAAAAGCCATAACTTGCATAGACCTAACTACTTTAGCCGGAGACGATACTCCCGGAAATGTTTCAAGGCTTTGCAATAAAGCACGATACCCTGTTCGCCATGACCTCTTAAAAGCATTGGCTATGGATGAAGAAAACATCCAAGTAGCTGCTGTTTGTGTATATCACAATTTAATTCCGTATGCTTTAAAGACATTACAAGGTTCAACTATTCCGATAGCTGCTGTTTCCACGGGTTTTCCCGCAGGGCAAATATCTCTATCTGAAAAGATAACAGAAATAGAACAATCGGTAGCTGCCGGAGCTCGCGAAATAGACATCGTTATCAGTCGCGCATTAGTGCTGCAATCTGACTGGAAAAAACTGTATGAAGAGGTAGCGGCCTGCCGCAAAGCCTGCGGAGATGCTCACCTAAAAGCAATATTAGCCACCGGAGAAATCCCAACCTATACCAAAGTAGCCAAAGCCGGATTAGTTTGCATGATGGCCGGCGCAGACTTCATCAAAACCAGCACCGGAAAAGAAAGCGTAAACGCCACATTACCAGTTAGTTTAGTGATGATTCGGACTATCAGAACCTACTTTGAACTAACCGGCTACAAAGTCGGATTCAAACCCGCAGGCGGAATTGCCAAAGCCAAAGATGCCCTCGCTTGGCTCGCTCTGATAAAAGAAGAACTCGGAGACGAATGGCTTACTCCTGAACTCTTCCGCTTTGGAGCATCAAGCCTGCTGGCTGATATAGAAAGACAATTAGAACATTTTGTAACAGGCAGATACTCAGCTTTTTATAGACACCCAATGGCATAA
- a CDS encoding aldehyde dehydrogenase family protein: protein MNIKEIFKTMSYGPAPESPKDTYNFLDSHQRRFSLFINGNWVEPTSGEYFETVSPSSKEVLAQISEGNEQDVDLAVQAAKKAFPEWEKLGGHGRARYLYALARQIQKHSRLFSVLESLDNGKPIRESRDIDIPLVARHFYHHAGWAQLQDTELSNYQAIGVVGQIIPWNFPLLMLSWKIAPALAMGNTVVLKPAEFTSLTALLFADICKQIGLPPGVVNIVTGHGATGAAIVNHPDVKKIAFTGSTEVGKIIRRATAGTGKKISLELGGKSPFIVFEDADLDSVVEGIVDAIWFNQGQVCCAGSRLLAQESIAEKLYQKIKNRMEKLRVGNSLDKCIDIGAIVAPVQVKTIDDLVQQGIKEGNSIWQPSWSCPQEGYFYPPTLFTNVSPSATIAQEEIFGPVLVAMSFRSHPEAVKLANNTRYGLAASIWTENINLALDIAPQLKAGSVWINCTNVFDAASGFGGYRESGFGREGGKEGLFEYIKPKVEKLFSETPPAVTTEPPAKVSLNGNGISIPKIDRTPKLFIGGKQARPDGGNSIVINDSFGNHVGEVARGNRKDIRNAVEAAHACQTWPTMTGHARAQVLYYMAENLAIRAEELVNRIHQQTNQSLTSCKQEVETAIERIYTYAAWADKYDGHVHHTVMRNVTLAMPESIGVIAVICPEESSFLGFISTIIPAITMGNTIVVVPSERYPLLATDFYQIIETSDVPAGTINIITGFHNELTTELAKHDDVDGIWYFGSLNGSKDVEILSTDNLKRTWVNYGKYRNWFDKAQGEGSDFLRQATQIKNIWIPYGA from the coding sequence ATGAATATAAAGGAAATTTTTAAAACTATGAGCTACGGCCCTGCTCCGGAAAGCCCCAAAGATACTTACAACTTTTTAGATTCTCATCAAAGACGCTTTTCTTTGTTTATCAACGGTAACTGGGTAGAACCTACTTCAGGGGAATATTTTGAGACAGTTAGCCCGTCTTCCAAAGAGGTACTTGCTCAAATTTCCGAAGGAAATGAACAGGACGTAGATTTAGCAGTACAAGCCGCTAAAAAAGCTTTTCCGGAATGGGAAAAATTAGGCGGGCACGGACGCGCCCGCTATCTGTATGCCCTCGCCAGACAAATCCAAAAACATTCTCGGCTCTTTTCAGTCTTAGAATCTCTGGATAACGGCAAACCCATTCGGGAATCCCGAGATATAGATATTCCGCTTGTTGCACGCCACTTTTATCACCACGCCGGATGGGCACAACTGCAAGATACAGAACTATCAAATTATCAGGCAATTGGAGTAGTTGGCCAAATAATACCTTGGAATTTTCCGTTACTGATGCTTTCTTGGAAAATAGCTCCGGCATTAGCCATGGGGAATACAGTTGTGCTTAAACCCGCCGAATTTACATCACTCACTGCATTGCTATTTGCCGATATTTGTAAACAAATAGGGCTGCCTCCCGGAGTCGTAAATATCGTTACCGGGCATGGCGCTACCGGAGCGGCTATCGTCAATCATCCGGATGTTAAAAAAATAGCTTTTACCGGCTCAACCGAAGTCGGTAAAATTATCAGACGCGCAACCGCCGGAACAGGAAAAAAAATATCCTTAGAACTGGGCGGAAAATCTCCTTTCATTGTATTTGAAGACGCTGATTTAGACAGCGTTGTAGAAGGTATTGTGGATGCTATTTGGTTTAATCAAGGACAAGTTTGCTGCGCCGGATCACGGTTATTAGCACAAGAAAGCATCGCCGAAAAACTATACCAAAAAATAAAAAACCGTATGGAAAAACTACGGGTCGGAAACTCCTTAGATAAATGTATTGACATAGGCGCAATCGTAGCTCCTGTGCAAGTAAAAACAATTGATGACTTGGTACAACAAGGTATTAAAGAGGGAAATAGCATTTGGCAACCTTCGTGGTCATGCCCACAAGAAGGTTATTTTTATCCGCCAACTTTATTTACAAATGTATCTCCATCAGCTACAATAGCCCAAGAAGAAATCTTTGGGCCGGTATTGGTAGCTATGAGTTTTCGTTCTCACCCAGAAGCTGTCAAGTTAGCCAACAATACTCGATACGGCTTGGCCGCAAGCATCTGGACAGAAAACATCAACTTAGCATTAGATATTGCCCCTCAGCTAAAAGCCGGTTCGGTATGGATTAATTGTACCAATGTATTCGATGCTGCATCAGGATTTGGAGGGTATCGGGAATCCGGTTTTGGGCGAGAAGGCGGCAAAGAAGGTTTATTTGAATACATCAAACCGAAGGTAGAAAAGCTATTTTCAGAAACACCGCCGGCAGTTACAACCGAGCCTCCGGCAAAAGTTTCCTTGAATGGCAATGGAATCAGTATTCCCAAAATTGACAGAACCCCCAAATTGTTTATTGGAGGTAAGCAAGCTCGCCCGGACGGAGGCAATAGCATCGTTATCAACGATAGCTTTGGAAATCATGTGGGGGAAGTTGCCAGAGGTAACCGAAAAGACATTCGTAACGCAGTAGAGGCGGCACACGCTTGCCAAACGTGGCCAACTATGACCGGGCACGCACGCGCGCAAGTGCTTTATTATATGGCAGAAAACCTCGCTATTCGTGCCGAAGAACTCGTAAACCGTATTCATCAGCAAACCAATCAATCCCTTACAAGTTGTAAACAAGAGGTAGAAACGGCAATCGAACGTATTTATACTTATGCCGCTTGGGCAGATAAATATGACGGACACGTTCACCATACTGTTATGCGAAATGTAACCTTAGCTATGCCGGAAAGTATTGGCGTAATAGCTGTTATTTGTCCCGAAGAATCCTCTTTTTTAGGCTTTATTTCTACCATTATTCCGGCTATCACAATGGGAAATACTATCGTAGTTGTACCTTCTGAGCGTTATCCGCTGTTAGCAACAGACTTTTACCAAATCATAGAAACTTCTGATGTTCCTGCAGGAACAATTAATATTATTACCGGCTTTCATAACGAACTAACTACGGAATTAGCTAAGCACGATGATGTTGACGGAATCTGGTATTTTGGCAGCTTAAACGGCAGCAAGGATGTAGAAATACTTTCTACCGATAACTTAAAAAGAACGTGGGTAAATTACGGAAAATACCGTAACTGGTTCGATAAAGCACAAGGCGAAGGCTCTGACTTTTTACGGCAAGCTACACAGATAAAAAACATCTGGATTCCTTATGGTGCGTAA
- a CDS encoding SMI1/KNR4 family protein encodes MKNYLEKFKQMVDELRVHPQIEITEFVINPPATEKEIKSASKKFKLTSDMLDFYKQANGLTLRWKLKDTQEDEEEPICGNIELLAVQDVFSDWEDNIYFDDDDEFKPLHPLDFFVNEACAALYLDDSDNPEVYYHYCGEEMYPLKMDFGKYLHALLKTRGFWYWQTAVADKYQKMHTTSPKHFKKSMPKLFPDFKLSEIL; translated from the coding sequence ATGAAAAATTATTTAGAAAAATTCAAACAGATGGTGGATGAGCTTAGGGTTCATCCACAGATTGAGATTACTGAGTTTGTGATTAACCCCCCTGCAACAGAAAAGGAGATAAAATCAGCCAGTAAAAAATTCAAACTCACGAGCGATATGCTTGATTTCTACAAGCAAGCTAATGGTCTAACGCTACGCTGGAAGCTAAAAGACACACAAGAAGACGAAGAAGAGCCTATTTGTGGAAACATTGAGTTACTTGCCGTTCAAGATGTATTTAGTGATTGGGAAGATAACATCTACTTTGATGATGATGACGAGTTTAAGCCATTACATCCGTTAGATTTTTTTGTTAATGAAGCTTGCGCCGCTTTATATCTTGATGATTCAGATAACCCGGAAGTTTATTACCACTATTGTGGCGAAGAAATGTATCCCTTAAAGATGGATTTTGGGAAATATCTCCATGCACTCTTAAAAACACGTGGTTTTTGGTACTGGCAGACTGCTGTTGCAGATAAATATCAAAAAATGCACACAACATCTCCCAAACACTTTAAGAAAAGTATGCCTAAGTTATTTCCTGACTTTAAACTATCAGAAATCTTGTAA
- the hemL gene encoding glutamate-1-semialdehyde 2,1-aminomutase produces MKKSIHRSIELFNEAQKYIPGGVNSPVRAFGSVGGTPVFIQRAQGPWLYDTDDNRYLDLLSSWGPMILGHRHPAVEQAIIAATSKGFSYGTPTEMEVEMAKLICRLVPSIEKVRLVNSGTEATLSAIRLARGYTNRSKIIKFEGCYHGHGDSFLIAAGSGALTFGVPDSSGITKGIAEDTLTAPYNDLNFVETLVEANKNQIAAIILEPVVGNMGLVLPEQGFLSGLRKICNAENILLIFDEVMTGFRLALGGAQERFEIIPDLTTLGKIIGGGLPVGAYGGKAEIMNCVAPVGTVYQAGTLSGNPIAVAAGYATLSELLNHPEHYQTLEKLGKSTEEGIQKILQKNGSLLTFNRIGSMFTLFFTQKPVRNLTEAKLADTKQYAAFFHHLLNFGIHPAASQFEAMFLNLSMTNAEIEFLLTGIESFFQNTKN; encoded by the coding sequence ATGAAAAAATCTATTCACAGAAGCATTGAGCTATTTAATGAAGCTCAGAAATACATACCGGGCGGAGTAAACTCTCCGGTACGTGCCTTTGGCAGTGTCGGAGGCACACCTGTTTTTATCCAAAGAGCACAAGGACCGTGGCTCTATGACACAGATGATAACCGGTATTTAGACTTATTGAGTTCTTGGGGGCCGATGATACTTGGGCATCGGCATCCAGCTGTGGAGCAAGCTATTATTGCAGCTACCAGCAAAGGTTTTTCGTATGGAACTCCCACAGAAATGGAGGTAGAAATGGCAAAACTTATTTGTCGCTTAGTACCTTCTATAGAGAAAGTCAGGCTCGTAAACTCCGGCACAGAAGCTACCTTATCCGCGATACGCTTAGCACGCGGCTATACCAACCGTTCTAAAATAATCAAATTTGAAGGCTGCTATCACGGACACGGCGATAGTTTTTTAATAGCTGCCGGAAGCGGCGCACTCACTTTTGGCGTGCCGGATAGCAGCGGAATCACCAAAGGAATAGCAGAAGACACCCTCACAGCTCCCTATAACGACCTAAACTTTGTAGAAACACTGGTAGAAGCTAATAAAAACCAAATTGCGGCGATTATCTTAGAGCCGGTAGTCGGTAACATGGGTTTAGTGCTTCCTGAACAAGGATTTTTATCAGGACTTAGAAAAATCTGCAATGCAGAAAATATACTTCTAATCTTTGACGAAGTAATGACCGGTTTCCGGCTTGCATTAGGAGGGGCGCAAGAACGGTTCGAAATCATTCCAGATTTAACGACATTAGGAAAAATTATCGGTGGAGGCCTGCCCGTAGGTGCTTATGGCGGTAAAGCAGAAATCATGAACTGTGTAGCTCCGGTAGGAACTGTTTATCAAGCCGGAACCTTATCCGGAAATCCCATAGCCGTAGCAGCCGGATACGCAACGCTCTCTGAATTGCTAAACCACCCAGAACACTACCAAACCCTTGAAAAATTAGGAAAATCAACAGAAGAAGGTATCCAAAAAATCCTCCAGAAAAATGGCAGTTTATTGACTTTTAATAGAATAGGTTCTATGTTTACCTTGTTTTTTACACAAAAACCAGTAAGAAATTTAACGGAAGCAAAACTTGCCGATACCAAGCAATATGCCGCTTTCTTTCATCACCTGCTAAACTTTGGCATACACCCTGCAGCAAGCCAGTTTGAAGCAATGTTTTTAAACCTTTCAATGACCAACGCAGAAATAGAATTTTTATTAACCGGAATTGAATCGTTTTTTCAAAATACAAAAAACTGA